The following are encoded together in the Phaseolus vulgaris cultivar G19833 chromosome 9, P. vulgaris v2.0, whole genome shotgun sequence genome:
- the LOC137820104 gene encoding zinc finger protein GIS2 has translation MSSDSRSRSRSRSRSPMDRKIRSDRFSYRDAPYRRDSRRGFSRDNLCKNCKRPGHYARECPNVAICHNCGLPGHIASECTTKSLCWNCKEPGHMASNCPNEGICHTCGKAGHRARECTAPPMPPGDLRLCNNCYKQGHIAAECTNDKACNNCRKTGHLARDCPNDPICNLCNVSGHVARQCPKANVLGDRSGGGGGGGGGGGARGGGGGGYRDVICRNCQQLGHMSRDCMGPLMICHNCGGRGHLAYECPSGRFMDRYPRRY, from the exons ATGAGTTCAGACAGCCGCAGCAGGAGCAGGAGCAGAAGCAGGAGCCCAATGGACCGTAAGATCCGATCTGATCGATTTTCCTACCGTGATGCACCTTACAGGAGGGATTCACGTCGGGGTTTCAG CCGAGACAATCTGTGCAAGAACTGCAAGAGGCCTGGTCATTATGCAAGGGAATGCCCTAATGTCGCAATTTGCCACAACTGTGGCCTCCCTGG GCACATTGCTTCTGAATGTACCACAAAGTCACTCTGCTGGAACTGTAAAGAACCTGGCCACATGGCCAGTAATTGTCCAAATGAGGGCATTTGCCATACCTGTGGCAAAGCTGGACACCGTGCTAGGGAATGCACCGCTCCTCCAATGCCTCCAGGAGACTTGAGGTTGTGCAACAACTGTTATAAGCAGGGCCACATTGCAGCTGAATGTACGAATGATAAGGCATGCAACAACTGTAGGAAGACAGGCCACTTGGCACGTGATTGTCCTAATGATCCTATTTGTAACTTGTGCAATGTTTCCGGGCATGTGGCTAGACAGTGTCCAAAAGCCAATGTTCTTGGAGATCGCAGTGGTGGTGGCGGCGGAGGAGGAGGTGGTGGTGGAGCtcgtggtggtggtggtggtggttacCGAGATGTGATTTGCAGGAACTGCCAGCAATTAGGTCACATGAGTAGGGATTGCATGGGCCCCTTGATGATTTGTCACAATTGTGGAGGTCGCGGCCACCTGGCATACGAATGCCCTTCAGGTCGGTTTATGGATCGCTACCCCAGGAGGTATTGA
- the LOC137820555 gene encoding uncharacterized protein, producing MEGEDELGVLALFDALPRRLLCQELIEIMVNERPSAVSVLDKHQQKVADRKGRRNLESLAANNDLTTKIAKEAVERELAQNEATEARRQLEAEKLRAAAEITALKKLTEERAEKLSASVAEVAALQTAKDQIEAKLDENYEEAEELLKQCFERVMRQTHVLYGGPSTTGNFDLDCEVYQGRLMPSAEAAAFAAQEGGPVETEEGEAEVLEGEAEAEEGECVKIQD from the exons ATGGAGGGTGAGGACGAGTTGGGGGTCCTTGCCCTTTTTGACGCCCTCCCGAGGAGGCTTCTGTGCCAAGAGCTGATCG AAATCATGGTTAACGAGCGACCGAGCGCCGTTAGCGTCCTTGACAAGCATCAACAGAAGGTAGCCGATCGGAAGGGTCGTCGCAACCTAGAG TCTTTGGCCGCAAACAACGACTTGACGACCAAGATTGCTAAGGAGGCGGTCGAGAGGGAGTTGGCGCAGAATGAGGCCACGGAGGCAAGGCGTCAGCTGGAGGCCGAGAAGTTGAGGGCGGCTGCCGAGATAACCGCACTGAAGAAGCTGACTGAGGAGAGGGCTGAGAAACTCTCGGCCTCGGTTGCTGAGGTGGCCGCCCTCCAAACTGCCAAAGATCAAATCGAGGCTAAGCTCGACGAGAACTATGAGGAGGCAGAGGAGCTGCTGAAGCAGTGCTTTGAGAGAGTCATGCGTCAAACGCACGTGCTTTATGGCGGGCCGTCGACCACTGGTAACTTTGACCTTGATTGCGAGGTTTACCAGGGTCGGCTGATGCCGAGTGCTGAGGCGGCTGCCTTTGCTGCTCAAGAGGGTGGACCGGTCGAGACCGAGGAGGGGGAGGCCGAGGTTCTTGAGGGGGAGGCTGAGGCCGAGGAGGGGGAATGCGTAAAAATCCAAGATTAG